One Gemmatimonadota bacterium DNA segment encodes these proteins:
- a CDS encoding serine/threonine-protein phosphatase, with translation MKTPIETRAARMPTPPKGTDAPVMVDVFALSDVGRTRDHNEDAFVVADLSNGAPLQFDKVLRQPAGPVGHLFMVADGMGGAAAGELASETAVDVVLRYMKEQWSPRRSSDGPTFVQALETATDVANTSIYRHAVEHPELRGMGTTATIAGLLGDTLYLAQVGDSRAYLVRDGTARQITKDQSLMQKLLEAGEITEEEAEISERRNIILQALGPEAVIRIDLTYQRVRRGDVLVLCSDGLSGIVRGEEIGRAVAEEADLQLACRRLIGMANALGGPDNITVVAARFDGSGLAAPNDDDHVGHRIFAVPGREVGPGDSVDDLMRAKTEQMEAVFQKTPLELPAAVRTERQELSLVVRGVLAAAAVVLGGYLIWQILQYFSGR, from the coding sequence ATGAAGACTCCGATCGAGACGCGCGCCGCGCGCATGCCCACGCCACCCAAGGGGACGGACGCGCCGGTCATGGTCGACGTCTTCGCCCTCTCCGATGTGGGGCGCACGCGCGACCACAACGAGGACGCCTTCGTCGTCGCCGACCTCTCGAACGGGGCGCCGCTGCAGTTCGACAAGGTGCTGCGACAGCCCGCGGGGCCGGTGGGGCACCTGTTCATGGTGGCCGACGGGATGGGCGGGGCCGCCGCGGGAGAGCTGGCGAGCGAGACGGCGGTCGATGTGGTGCTGCGCTACATGAAGGAGCAGTGGTCCCCCCGCCGCTCGTCCGACGGCCCCACCTTCGTGCAGGCGCTGGAGACGGCGACCGACGTCGCGAACACCTCGATCTACCGCCACGCGGTGGAGCACCCGGAGCTGCGCGGGATGGGGACGACGGCGACGATCGCCGGGCTGCTGGGCGACACGCTGTACCTGGCGCAGGTGGGCGATTCGCGCGCCTACCTCGTGCGCGACGGCACGGCCCGGCAGATCACGAAGGACCAGTCGCTGATGCAGAAGCTGCTCGAGGCGGGGGAGATCACCGAGGAAGAAGCCGAGATCAGCGAGCGCCGCAACATCATCCTGCAGGCGCTGGGGCCGGAGGCGGTGATCCGGATCGACCTCACCTACCAGCGGGTGCGCCGCGGCGACGTGCTGGTGCTCTGCTCGGACGGGCTGTCGGGGATCGTGCGCGGGGAGGAGATCGGGCGCGCGGTGGCGGAGGAGGCGGACTTGCAGCTGGCGTGTCGCCGGCTCATCGGCATGGCCAACGCGCTCGGCGGCCCGGACAACATCACCGTGGTGGCGGCGCGCTTCGACGGCTCCGGGCTGGCCGCGCCTAACGACGACGACCACGTGGGGCACCGGATCTTCGCGGTTCCCGGGCGCGAGGTGGGGCCGGGCGACTCGGTCGACGACCTGATGCGGGCCAAGACCGAGCAGATGGAAGCCGTCTTCCAGAAGACCCCGCTGGAGCTGCCGGCGGCGGTGCGCACCGAACGCCAGGAGCTGTCGCTCGTGGTCCGCGGGGTACTGGCGGCGGCGGCGGTGGTGCTGGGCGGATACCTGATCTGGCAGATCCTGCAGTACTTCTCCGGGCGATAA